In one Fundulus heteroclitus isolate FHET01 chromosome 3, MU-UCD_Fhet_4.1, whole genome shotgun sequence genomic region, the following are encoded:
- the LOC105922889 gene encoding C-type lectin domain family 4 member A isoform X1: protein MEEDLNYANVMFRTDGVSTHIESEKSLQTEVIYDEVKTQEKTLETRLIITENQNRAQFHKQLRLVLALFGLTCLMLVLAIIILSFYYQNEQRQSSLLTQQNLKLQGETTALKRQTAELHRDREQLNWTIGVILEYNNFPVTEHCPDKVCKPCLDDWLLFQSNCYLITKISYGWKTWKQSRDSCAEKNAELVVIDSQEEQEFLKTNIEKYNDDKHGYWIGLQKDTKDMWTWVDGRNVSVTYWSTAEPGYSYACGLTNPHINHLSNWGKASCTMKNRWICETRALTGPD, encoded by the exons ATGGAGGAAGACCTGAATTATGCAAACGTGATGTTTAGGACTGATGGTGTCTCCACACACATCGAGTCAG AAAAGTCGTTGCAGACAGAAGTAATTTACGATGAGGTGAAGACACAGGAGAAGACTCTGGAGACACGTCTGATCATAACAG aaaatcaaaacagaGCTCAGTTTCACAAGCAACTTCGTTTGGTTCTGGCATTGTTTGGACTGACCTGCCTAATGCTGGTGTTGGCCATCATCATCCTCAGTTTCTATT ACCAAAATGAGCAGAGGCAGTCCAGCCTTTTAACGCAGCAGAATCTGAAGCTGCAGGGAGAGACCACTgctttaaagagacaaacagCAGAGCTGCACCGAGACAGAGAACAACTCAACTGGACCATTGGAGTCATACTGGAGTACAACAACTTTCCTGTGACAGAACACTGCCCAGACAAAG TGTGTAAGCCGTGCCTGGATGACTGGCTGCTGTTTCAGTCAAACTGTTACCTGATTACAAAGATCTCTTATGGGTGGAAAACTTGGAAGCAAAGCCGGGACTCTTGTGCTGAAAAGAACGCCGAGCTGGTGGTGATCGACAGCCAGGAGGAGCAG GAATTTCTAAAAACGAACATAGAAAAATACAACGACGATAAACACGGCTACTGGATCGGGCTGCAAAAAGACACGAAGGACATGTGGACCTGGGTAGATGGAAGAAATGTCTCTGTGAC GTACTGGTCGACAGCAGAACCCGGCTACAGCTACGCCTGTGGTTTAACCAACCCTCACATAAATCATCTGTCCAACTGGGGCAAAGCGAGCTGCACCATGAAGAACCGCTGGATCTGTGAGACGAGAGCTTTGACCGGACCGGATTAG
- the LOC105922889 gene encoding C-type lectin domain family 4 member A isoform X2 — MVSPHTSSQSLQTEVIYDEVKTQEKTLETRLIITENQNRAQFHKQLRLVLALFGLTCLMLVLAIIILSFYYQNEQRQSSLLTQQNLKLQGETTALKRQTAELHRDREQLNWTIGVILEYNNFPVTEHCPDKVCKPCLDDWLLFQSNCYLITKISYGWKTWKQSRDSCAEKNAELVVIDSQEEQEFLKTNIEKYNDDKHGYWIGLQKDTKDMWTWVDGRNVSVTYWSTAEPGYSYACGLTNPHINHLSNWGKASCTMKNRWICETRALTGPD; from the exons ATGGTGTCTCCACACACATCGAGTCAG TCGTTGCAGACAGAAGTAATTTACGATGAGGTGAAGACACAGGAGAAGACTCTGGAGACACGTCTGATCATAACAG aaaatcaaaacagaGCTCAGTTTCACAAGCAACTTCGTTTGGTTCTGGCATTGTTTGGACTGACCTGCCTAATGCTGGTGTTGGCCATCATCATCCTCAGTTTCTATT ACCAAAATGAGCAGAGGCAGTCCAGCCTTTTAACGCAGCAGAATCTGAAGCTGCAGGGAGAGACCACTgctttaaagagacaaacagCAGAGCTGCACCGAGACAGAGAACAACTCAACTGGACCATTGGAGTCATACTGGAGTACAACAACTTTCCTGTGACAGAACACTGCCCAGACAAAG TGTGTAAGCCGTGCCTGGATGACTGGCTGCTGTTTCAGTCAAACTGTTACCTGATTACAAAGATCTCTTATGGGTGGAAAACTTGGAAGCAAAGCCGGGACTCTTGTGCTGAAAAGAACGCCGAGCTGGTGGTGATCGACAGCCAGGAGGAGCAG GAATTTCTAAAAACGAACATAGAAAAATACAACGACGATAAACACGGCTACTGGATCGGGCTGCAAAAAGACACGAAGGACATGTGGACCTGGGTAGATGGAAGAAATGTCTCTGTGAC GTACTGGTCGACAGCAGAACCCGGCTACAGCTACGCCTGTGGTTTAACCAACCCTCACATAAATCATCTGTCCAACTGGGGCAAAGCGAGCTGCACCATGAAGAACCGCTGGATCTGTGAGACGAGAGCTTTGACCGGACCGGATTAG
- the LOC105922890 gene encoding dromaiocalcin-1 gives MEDNGDDVCYSTVCIKNGKPPEKREEEDMTIYSEVKTKKTAPAEPISMTMIKQQAEISDLSTKNQQLTVERKTMENQTEELSRERDELNRTFQSILTFDTFPVKDFCPDKKCQPCQKGWKIFQEKCYLFYDERSSWKTWRESRAYCQRKAADLVVIDDLQEQMFVSNHTKYYYDKYHGYWLGLRETDNNWMWVDGRDDTLGFWMKDDFGSSGPVVLLIPGRNPTQSWDKAQQDFKNKFICERQVLLKS, from the exons ATGGAGGACAACGGGGACGACGTCTGCTATTCTACAGTCTGCATCAAAAATGGCAAACCTCCTGAAA AGCGAGAGGAGGAGGACATGACCATTTATTCTGaagtgaaaacaaagaaaactgctCCTGCTGAACCAA tcAGCATGACGATGATCAAGCAGCAGGCAGAAATCAGTGACCTTTCCACAAAAAACCAGCAGCTGACTGTAGAAAGAAAGACGATGGAGAACCAGACAGAGGAGCTGAGCCGAGAGAGAGATGAACTGAACCGGACCTTTCAATCCATCCTGACCTTCGACACCTTTCCTGTTAAAGACTTCTGCCCAGACAAAA AGTGCCAGCCCTGTCAGAAAGGCTGGAAAATCTTCCAGGAAAAATGTTACCTTTTTTACGACGAACGAAGCTCTTGGAAAACGTGGAGGGAAAGTCGGGCGTACTGtcagagaaaagcagcagattTGGTTGTCATCGATGATCTGCAGGAGCAG ATGTTTGTCAGCAATCACACCAAATACTACTATGATAAGTACCATGGATACTGGCTGGGGTTACGAGAAACTGACAACAACTGGATGTGGGTTGATGGACGTGATGACACTCTGGG gttCTGGATGAAGGATGACTTTGGTTCTTCAGGTCCAGTTGTACTGCTGATCCCTGGGAGAAACCCGACGCAGAGCTGGGACAAAGCACAACAAGACTTTAAGAACAAATTTATCTGTGAGCGTCAAGTTCTGCTAAAGTCCTGA
- the LOC105922893 gene encoding tetraspanin-13: protein MVCGGFVCTKNALSALNVVYVMVSLLLIGVAAWGKWFGLVSSISVVAAVIGVGVFLLLVAFVGLCGALKHQQVLLFFYMVILFTVFVLQFSISCACLAINKDQQNKLLEVGWNKSEVTQKDVEKTLNCCGFSSVDYNGSCPAECFANPQTCDTCSTALQKYAGEVLRFVGGIGLFFSFTEILGVWLTHKYRNLKDPRSNPGAFL, encoded by the exons ATGGTTTGCGGAGGATTCGTTTGCACCAAAAATGCGCTTTCTGCGCTCAACGTGGTTTATGTG ATGGTGAGTCTGCTGCTGATCGGCGTGGCAGCCTGGGGGAAATGGTTCGGCCTGGTGTCCAGCATCAGCGTGGTGGCGGCGGTCATCGGGGTGGGCGTCTTCCTGTTGCTGGTGGCCTTCGTGGGGCTTTGCGGCGCCCTGAAGCACCAGCAGGTCCTGCTCTTCTTC TACATGGTGATCCTGTTCACGGTGTTCGTGTTGCAGTTCTCCATCTCCTGCGCTTGTCTGGCTATCAACAAAGACCAACAG AACAAGCTGCTGGAGGTCGGCTGGAACAAGTCTGAGGTGACCCAGAAAGATGTGGAGAAAACGCTGAACTGCTGCGGGTTCTCTTCTGTCGACTACAACGGTTCCTGTCCCGCT GAGTGCTTCGCCAACCCTCAGACCTGCGACACCTGTTCCACCGCCCTGCAGAAATACGCCGGCGAGGTGCTGCGCTTCGTGGGCGGCATCGGCCTCTTCTTCAGCTTCACCGAG ATTCTTGGAGTTTGGCTGACCCACAAATACAGAAACCTGAAGGATCCTCGGTCAAACCCCGGAGCGTTTCTCTAA